One part of the Georgfuchsia toluolica genome encodes these proteins:
- the smpB gene encoding SsrA-binding protein SmpB, protein MSIVDNRKAFHDYFIEDRFEAGLVLEGWEAKAIRAGRAQLKEAYVVIKSGEIFLIGAHISPLATASTHINPDPVRTRKLLLHGEEIAKLIGKVERAGYALVPIDLHYTKGRIKLSIGLAKGKKQYDKRETEKERDWVREKARIMHDKRA, encoded by the coding sequence ATGAGCATCGTCGACAACCGCAAGGCCTTTCACGATTACTTCATCGAAGACAGGTTCGAAGCCGGCCTGGTGCTGGAAGGCTGGGAGGCCAAGGCAATCCGCGCCGGACGCGCGCAGCTGAAGGAAGCCTATGTCGTCATCAAGAGCGGCGAGATATTCCTCATCGGCGCCCATATCAGCCCCTTGGCCACCGCGTCCACCCATATCAATCCCGACCCGGTGCGGACCCGCAAGCTGCTGCTGCATGGTGAAGAAATCGCCAAGCTGATCGGCAAGGTGGAGCGCGCCGGTTATGCGCTGGTACCCATCGACCTGCACTACACCAAGGGGCGCATCAAACTGAGTATCGGCCTGGCGAAAGGCAAGAAGCAATACGACAAGCGCGAAACCGAAAAAGAACGCGATTGGGTGCGTGAAAAAGCCCGCATCATGCACGACAAGCGGGCTTAA
- a CDS encoding MFS transporter, with amino-acid sequence MMQRALNRRDFKTLALAAIGGALEYYDFIVFVFLAALIGKLFFPPDTPDWLQLLQTFGIFAAGYLARPLGGIVMAHFGDLFGRKRMFTLGIFMMSIPTLLTGLLPTYDSIGIAAPLTLLLLRLIQGAAVGGEVPGAWVFVAEHVPPRHVGFACGTLTSGLSVGILLGSLVAAGVNTFFSTADVIAYAWRIPFLVGGVFGFMGVYLRLYLEETPVFEELKRNRKLAEELPLKAVIREYRPAIVVSVLLTWLLTAALVVVILMTPTLLQKQHRISPAVALQASSLATFFLTIGCTAFGLLIDRIGAGKTFILGSLCLLGSTLLFYFSLDTAPELLFPTYALAGFCVGIAGAVPYVMVNAFPPKVRFTGLSSSYNLAYAIFGGLTPVFVTLIMKTQPMAPAYYVAAVCLLGIAVGIFLLRNDVHIADKSTKQASGVAA; translated from the coding sequence ATGATGCAGCGCGCATTGAATCGGCGTGACTTTAAAACGCTTGCCCTGGCCGCAATCGGTGGGGCGCTCGAATATTACGATTTCATTGTTTTCGTATTTTTGGCCGCGCTTATCGGCAAGCTTTTTTTCCCGCCCGATACGCCTGACTGGCTGCAATTGTTGCAAACCTTCGGCATTTTCGCGGCGGGTTACTTGGCACGGCCGCTGGGCGGTATCGTAATGGCCCATTTTGGTGACCTGTTTGGCCGCAAGCGGATGTTCACCCTGGGTATTTTCATGATGTCGATACCGACCCTGCTGACAGGACTGCTGCCCACCTATGACAGCATCGGCATCGCGGCGCCGCTGACCTTGCTGCTGTTGCGCTTGATACAGGGCGCGGCGGTTGGCGGTGAAGTGCCTGGCGCATGGGTGTTCGTTGCTGAGCATGTGCCGCCCCGGCATGTCGGTTTTGCCTGCGGCACCCTGACTTCCGGTCTTTCCGTCGGCATATTGCTTGGTTCGCTGGTTGCCGCCGGAGTCAATACTTTTTTCTCAACTGCGGATGTCATAGCCTATGCGTGGCGGATTCCCTTCCTGGTGGGCGGTGTGTTTGGCTTTATGGGGGTTTATCTTCGACTCTATTTGGAAGAGACGCCGGTTTTCGAGGAGTTGAAACGTAATCGCAAACTTGCCGAAGAACTGCCGCTCAAGGCAGTAATTCGGGAATATCGTCCGGCGATTGTCGTGTCGGTACTGCTGACCTGGCTATTGACCGCCGCCCTTGTCGTGGTCATCTTGATGACGCCAACACTGCTGCAAAAGCAGCATCGTATTTCTCCCGCTGTCGCCTTGCAAGCCAGCAGCCTGGCTACATTTTTCCTGACGATAGGTTGCACCGCGTTTGGCCTGCTGATCGACCGGATCGGTGCCGGTAAAACCTTTATCCTCGGCAGCCTCTGTTTGCTCGGCAGCACTTTGTTGTTTTATTTCAGCCTCGACACTGCGCCGGAACTGCTTTTCCCGACCTATGCATTGGCTGGTTTTTGTGTCGGCATCGCCGGTGCTGTGCCCTACGTAATGGTGAATGCCTTCCCGCCCAAGGTCAGATTTACCGGGTTGTCGTCATCCTACAATCTGGCCTACGCAATTTTTGGTGGTCTCACGCCAGTTTTCGTGACCCTGATCATGAAAACACAGCCGATGGCACCCGCCTATTATGTTGCCGCAGTGTGCCTGCTTGGCATCGCTGTGGGCATTTTCTTGCTGCGTAATGACGTCCATATTGCCGATAAAAGCACTAAGCAGGCGTCTGGGGTAGCAGCATAG
- a CDS encoding 4Fe-4S dicluster domain-containing protein, whose protein sequence is MADNDEQEKQRRERRQVLRFFGVAVGCGGMAIAAGTGLPGLCEAAAASEAASPPKPDIPDYDWTKHRWAFGVDATKCIGCLRCVEACKIENNVLADAHHFRTWVERYVTLEGEEKARIDSQSDPVNIAASGSESAYRFANRYKDAKVDRAFFVPKLCNHCTHPACVQVCPTGATYKTEDGVVVIDHKYCIGCQYCVQACPYGARYFNEEKGATDKCTWCYHRITKGLQPACVEVCPVSARIFGDRNDKQSPISLFLRNNRVSVLRPESGNAPNVFNVGLDKEVI, encoded by the coding sequence ATGGCAGATAACGACGAGCAGGAGAAACAGCGTCGCGAGCGCAGGCAAGTCCTGCGCTTCTTCGGCGTGGCCGTTGGTTGCGGCGGCATGGCAATCGCGGCCGGTACTGGCTTGCCAGGATTGTGCGAAGCGGCGGCCGCTTCAGAGGCCGCATCGCCGCCCAAACCGGATATACCGGATTACGACTGGACCAAGCATCGCTGGGCCTTTGGCGTGGACGCGACAAAGTGCATCGGCTGCCTGCGTTGCGTCGAGGCGTGCAAGATCGAGAACAATGTGCTTGCAGATGCGCATCACTTCCGCACCTGGGTCGAGCGCTACGTCACGCTGGAAGGAGAGGAGAAGGCACGCATCGACAGCCAGAGCGATCCGGTGAATATCGCGGCATCGGGTTCCGAAAGCGCATATCGATTCGCCAACCGCTACAAGGATGCGAAGGTGGACAGGGCTTTCTTCGTGCCCAAGCTTTGCAACCATTGCACCCATCCGGCCTGTGTGCAGGTATGTCCCACCGGTGCGACCTACAAGACCGAGGACGGGGTGGTGGTGATCGACCACAAGTATTGCATCGGCTGCCAATATTGCGTCCAGGCCTGTCCCTATGGCGCGCGCTACTTCAACGAAGAAAAAGGTGCCACCGACAAGTGCACCTGGTGCTACCACCGCATCACCAAAGGCCTGCAACCGGCGTGCGTGGAAGTTTGCCCGGTCAGCGCGCGTATCTTCGGCGATCGCAACGACAAGCAGAGTCCGATCAGCCTGTTCCTCCGCAACAACCGGGTTTCGGTGCTGAGACCAGAATCCGGCAATGCGCCCAATGTTTTCAACGTGGGTCTCGACAAGGAGGTGATCTAG
- a CDS encoding c-type cytochrome has product MPKHIVRLVMLLLAFVIVAYTAKQYFTAGSFYQFGHYRGLSVAEIASDKPKFKTPKYCEQCHASEYAEWAKGVHNNVELGKVVKCEVCHGPAGSRDVKGRFDNVTTGKDHPSGLKMTIPVDTARLCTLCHEQMPGRPAQQRQIVVAEHARTQQCTVCHNPHSPRTFKVAAASAAKGDAVAGKAIAAGCAGCHGEAGIGDSAPGLAGQKADYLVISLKAYKTGARANELMSSIAKDLSDNDIANVAAYFSAAKCKSAGNGDKKAAAAGLAVAAKCATCHGAQGVSTQPSWPNLAGLSGEYLLGSFKSYKAGERKNGMMDGIAQGLSDTDAANVAAYFANAACR; this is encoded by the coding sequence ATGCCGAAACATATCGTCCGACTGGTCATGCTGCTTTTGGCATTCGTTATTGTCGCCTATACGGCCAAGCAGTACTTCACCGCCGGTTCGTTCTATCAGTTCGGGCACTATCGTGGCCTCTCGGTGGCGGAGATCGCATCGGACAAACCCAAGTTCAAGACGCCAAAGTACTGCGAGCAATGCCACGCCAGCGAATATGCAGAATGGGCGAAGGGCGTGCACAACAACGTCGAACTCGGCAAGGTCGTCAAGTGCGAAGTGTGTCACGGCCCGGCGGGCAGCCGCGACGTCAAGGGCCGGTTCGACAACGTGACCACCGGCAAGGATCACCCCAGTGGCTTGAAGATGACGATTCCGGTCGACACCGCCAGGCTTTGCACACTGTGCCATGAGCAGATGCCCGGACGTCCCGCGCAGCAGCGGCAGATCGTGGTGGCCGAGCATGCCAGAACCCAGCAATGCACGGTTTGCCACAATCCGCATTCCCCCAGGACCTTCAAAGTGGCTGCCGCTAGCGCAGCAAAAGGCGATGCCGTGGCGGGCAAGGCGATCGCGGCTGGTTGCGCCGGATGTCATGGCGAAGCGGGCATTGGTGATTCCGCTCCCGGACTTGCCGGACAGAAGGCGGACTATCTCGTCATCTCCCTCAAGGCATACAAGACCGGCGCACGCGCTAACGAGTTGATGAGTTCGATAGCCAAGGATTTGAGCGACAACGATATCGCCAATGTTGCTGCGTATTTTTCCGCTGCCAAATGCAAGAGCGCGGGGAACGGGGACAAGAAGGCCGCCGCCGCAGGCCTGGCGGTTGCGGCGAAATGCGCTACGTGCCACGGCGCGCAAGGCGTCAGTACGCAACCCTCATGGCCGAATCTTGCCGGCCTGTCCGGTGAGTACCTGTTGGGCAGCTTCAAATCCTACAAGGCGGGCGAGCGCAAGAACGGCATGATGGATGGCATCGCGCAAGGACTGAGCGATACCGACGCGGCGAACGTCGCGGCATATTTTGCCAATGCAGCTTGCCGCTAG
- a CDS encoding RnfH family protein, producing the protein MAELIDVQVAYALPERQDLVSISLPAGATLQSAVEASGLLLKYPEIDLAGGSFGVYSRISRLDTILRDRDRVEIYRPLIADPKEVRRRRATAGRRHPA; encoded by the coding sequence ATGGCTGAGTTGATTGATGTCCAGGTGGCATATGCCTTGCCGGAGCGGCAGGATCTGGTCAGCATCAGCTTGCCCGCCGGGGCCACGCTGCAAAGCGCCGTCGAAGCTTCCGGCCTGTTGCTGAAATATCCGGAAATTGACCTGGCCGGAGGAAGCTTCGGCGTTTATTCGCGCATCTCAAGGCTGGACACCATATTGCGCGATCGTGATCGCGTCGAAATCTATCGTCCGCTCATTGCCGATCCGAAGGAAGTTCGCCGCCGCCGCGCCACTGCAGGAAGACGGCATCCTGCCTGA
- a CDS encoding response regulator yields the protein MSDPILILVADDHPLFREGVVHSLASEPDFTVVGQAADGEEALRLARELLPDVVLLDIAMPGGGGLVTAEKIITACPATKIVMLTVFEDEDKLLAAFKAGACGYVLKGVSARDLASVVRTAASGEVYVSPSLAAGIMVALSRGKPADPLEELTERESQILTLVGQGLTNREIGDRIHLSEKTIKHYITNILQKLQVRSRVEAALMAARHA from the coding sequence ATGAGTGACCCCATCCTCATTCTGGTCGCGGATGATCACCCGCTGTTTCGCGAAGGCGTCGTTCATTCGCTCGCCTCCGAACCGGATTTCACTGTTGTCGGCCAAGCCGCGGACGGCGAGGAAGCGCTGCGGCTCGCGCGCGAGCTGCTGCCCGACGTGGTACTGCTCGACATCGCCATGCCGGGAGGCGGAGGCCTGGTCACCGCCGAAAAGATAATCACCGCCTGCCCCGCAACGAAGATCGTGATGCTGACGGTATTCGAAGACGAAGACAAGCTGCTGGCTGCATTCAAGGCCGGCGCCTGCGGCTATGTTCTCAAAGGCGTCTCGGCGCGCGATCTGGCAAGCGTGGTGCGCACCGCAGCAAGCGGCGAAGTCTATGTATCACCCTCGCTTGCGGCGGGAATCATGGTCGCACTGTCGCGAGGCAAACCTGCCGATCCACTGGAGGAACTGACAGAAAGGGAATCACAAATCCTCACCCTGGTCGGGCAAGGCTTGACCAATCGCGAAATCGGCGACCGCATCCATCTCTCGGAAAAAACCATCAAGCATTACATCACCAATATCCTGCAGAAATTGCAGGTGCGCAGTCGCGTGGAGGCGGCGTTGATGGCGGCACGGCACGCCTGA
- a CDS encoding c-type cytochrome yields the protein MRIQNIRHGKHFVMFMAAALLAGILRSSAAADGQTVYDKSCKLCHDKGVMGSPKTGDKAKWAPLIKGGEAALEESVIKGKGKMKPRAGNSSLSDEDIKAAVDYMISKS from the coding sequence ATGCGTATTCAAAATATCCGGCATGGGAAACACTTTGTCATGTTCATGGCGGCGGCGCTGCTTGCAGGCATCTTGCGGTCCTCGGCCGCGGCGGATGGCCAGACGGTTTACGACAAGAGTTGCAAGCTTTGCCATGACAAGGGGGTGATGGGCTCCCCGAAAACCGGCGACAAGGCCAAATGGGCGCCCCTGATCAAGGGAGGAGAGGCGGCGCTCGAAGAATCCGTCATCAAGGGCAAGGGAAAGATGAAACCCAGGGCCGGCAATAGTTCTCTGAGTGACGAAGACATCAAAGCTGCTGTCGACTACATGATCAGCAAGAGTTAA
- a CDS encoding type II toxin-antitoxin system RatA family toxin, whose protein sequence is MAVVEKSVLIEHTAAQIFEVIDDVEHYPQFLPWCSDVDVHEKTERQTAARLHVNYHGIKAHFSTVNPKEFPRLMTIHLRDGPFRHLDGHWRLTPLGETACKIEFRLHYEFSSKLLEKAVGPVFNHIANTLLESFVKRANQVYG, encoded by the coding sequence ATGGCCGTTGTTGAGAAATCCGTATTGATCGAGCACACAGCAGCCCAGATTTTCGAAGTGATCGATGATGTCGAGCATTACCCGCAGTTCCTGCCGTGGTGCAGCGACGTCGATGTGCATGAGAAAACCGAGCGGCAGACGGCCGCCAGGCTGCACGTCAATTATCATGGCATCAAGGCGCATTTTTCGACGGTCAACCCCAAGGAGTTTCCGCGCCTGATGACCATTCATTTGCGCGATGGCCCGTTCAGGCATCTCGACGGCCACTGGCGCTTGACGCCGCTGGGCGAGACGGCGTGCAAGATCGAGTTTCGCCTGCACTATGAATTTTCCAGCAAGCTGCTAGAAAAAGCCGTCGGCCCCGTGTTCAATCACATCGCCAACACGCTCCTCGAATCCTTCGTCAAACGCGCTAATCAGGTCTATGGCTGA
- the acnA gene encoding aconitate hydratase AcnA: MTQSLYDSFQSFSLQSGATGYLYSLPALERAGLGKVSRLPVSIRLVLESVLRNCDGRKITERHIRQLAAWQPNEPRSEEIPFVVARIVLQDFTGVPLLCDLAAMRGVARKLGKAPKIIEPLVPVDLVVDHSVQVDYFRQQDALDLNMKLEFQRNRERYQFMKWGMQAFDTFRVVPPGVGIVHQVNLEYLARGVHAKKVDGKTLYYPDTLVGTDSHTTMINGIGVVGWGVGGIEAEAGMLGQPVYFLTPDVVGFELKGKLREGCTATDLVLTVTEQLRREKVVGKFVEFFGEGVEALTLADRATIANMAPEYGATMGFFPVDDATISYFQGTGRTAEEIDAFVSYFKAQGLYGVPKEGQIDYSQVVTLDLAGVTPSLAGPKRPQDRIEIGKVKANFIDLFSKPASANGFSRPAAELRASYVNSDGVTVKNGDILIAAITSCTNTSNPGVLLAAGLVAKKAVQRGLKVAPHIKTSLAPGSRVVTDYLKKAGLLSYLEQLGFPVTAYGCTTCIGNSGDLTPALNQVIQDRQLVCAAVLSGNRNFEARIHPNIKANYLASPPLVVAYAIAGTMRKDLMTEPLGKDKEGNDVWIGDIWPTSAEVQALMKLAMNPAVYAANYRQLTAKGDLWSQIASTSGDIYDWPLSTYIANPPFFDDFALAPPVAGGNITGARALGIFGDSITTDHISPAGSIKEASPAGLYLIAHGVGKTDFNSYGARRGNHEVMVRGTFANVRIKNLMLPPQADGGREEGGITLHQPSGEKLSIFEAAMKYLAAGTPTVIFAGEEYGTGSSRDWAAKGTRLLGVKAVVARSFERIHRSNLVGMGVLPLQFIGSTSAQSLGIQGDESFDILGLEDGLKPRQKLTLVIHGKDGERRSVRVLLRIDTPIEVDYYRHGGILPYVLRELLI, encoded by the coding sequence ATGACTCAATCATTGTACGATTCGTTCCAGTCCTTTTCACTGCAATCCGGCGCCACCGGATACCTGTATTCCCTGCCGGCGCTGGAGCGCGCCGGGCTCGGCAAAGTTTCGCGACTGCCGGTATCGATCCGGCTGGTGCTCGAATCCGTGTTGCGCAATTGCGACGGCCGCAAGATTACTGAACGGCATATCCGGCAATTGGCCGCATGGCAACCGAACGAGCCGCGCAGCGAGGAGATTCCCTTCGTCGTCGCCCGCATCGTATTGCAGGATTTTACCGGTGTGCCCTTGCTCTGTGACCTCGCGGCGATGCGCGGCGTGGCACGGAAACTCGGCAAGGCGCCGAAGATCATTGAACCGCTGGTGCCGGTCGACCTGGTCGTCGATCATTCGGTACAGGTCGACTATTTCCGTCAGCAGGATGCGCTCGATCTCAACATGAAGCTGGAGTTCCAGCGTAACCGCGAGCGCTACCAGTTCATGAAATGGGGCATGCAGGCCTTCGACACTTTCCGTGTCGTGCCGCCGGGTGTTGGCATCGTGCACCAGGTCAATCTGGAATACTTGGCGCGCGGCGTCCATGCCAAAAAGGTCGACGGCAAAACGCTCTATTACCCCGATACGCTGGTCGGCACCGATTCGCACACGACCATGATCAACGGCATCGGCGTCGTAGGTTGGGGCGTCGGCGGCATCGAGGCCGAGGCCGGCATGCTCGGCCAGCCGGTGTATTTCCTGACCCCGGACGTGGTGGGTTTCGAACTGAAGGGAAAACTGCGCGAAGGCTGCACGGCGACGGACCTGGTGCTGACCGTGACCGAGCAATTGCGCCGCGAAAAAGTGGTGGGCAAGTTCGTCGAGTTTTTCGGCGAAGGCGTCGAGGCATTGACGCTGGCCGACCGGGCCACCATTGCCAATATGGCGCCTGAATATGGCGCGACCATGGGTTTTTTCCCGGTTGATGACGCGACGATCAGCTACTTCCAGGGCACCGGCCGCACCGCGGAGGAGATCGATGCCTTCGTGTCCTACTTCAAGGCGCAGGGACTCTATGGCGTGCCCAAGGAGGGGCAGATCGACTACAGTCAGGTGGTGACGCTGGATCTGGCTGGCGTGACGCCTTCGCTGGCAGGACCGAAGCGGCCGCAGGACCGCATCGAGATCGGCAAGGTCAAGGCGAACTTCATCGACCTGTTTAGCAAGCCAGCCTCCGCGAACGGTTTTTCCAGACCCGCCGCTGAACTCAGGGCGAGCTATGTCAACAGCGACGGTGTGACGGTGAAGAACGGCGACATCCTGATCGCCGCGATTACTTCCTGTACCAATACCAGCAATCCGGGCGTATTGCTGGCGGCGGGCCTTGTGGCGAAAAAGGCCGTGCAGCGCGGTTTGAAGGTTGCCCCCCACATTAAGACGTCCCTCGCACCGGGGTCGCGCGTGGTGACCGATTATCTGAAGAAGGCAGGTCTGTTGTCCTACCTTGAACAACTCGGATTCCCCGTCACGGCTTATGGCTGCACCACCTGCATCGGCAATTCGGGCGACCTGACGCCGGCCTTGAATCAGGTCATTCAGGACCGGCAACTGGTCTGCGCCGCCGTGCTTTCCGGCAATCGCAATTTTGAAGCGCGCATACATCCCAACATCAAGGCCAACTACCTCGCCAGCCCGCCACTGGTGGTCGCCTACGCCATCGCCGGTACGATGCGGAAGGATTTGATGACCGAACCGCTGGGCAAGGACAAGGAGGGCAATGATGTCTGGATTGGCGACATCTGGCCCACCAGCGCCGAAGTGCAAGCGTTGATGAAACTGGCCATGAACCCGGCCGTGTATGCGGCCAACTACCGCCAGCTTACCGCCAAGGGCGACTTGTGGAGCCAGATAGCGAGTACCTCGGGCGATATCTACGATTGGCCGCTATCGACCTATATCGCCAATCCGCCGTTCTTCGATGATTTTGCGCTGGCACCGCCAGTGGCAGGAGGCAACATCACCGGTGCTCGCGCCCTGGGCATCTTCGGCGATTCGATCACCACCGATCACATCAGCCCGGCGGGGTCGATCAAGGAAGCCTCGCCCGCCGGCCTTTACCTGATCGCGCACGGCGTCGGCAAAACCGACTTCAACAGTTATGGCGCGCGGCGTGGCAATCACGAGGTGATGGTGCGCGGCACTTTCGCCAACGTGCGCATCAAGAACCTGATGCTTCCACCACAAGCGGATGGCGGCCGCGAGGAGGGCGGGATCACCTTGCACCAGCCTTCGGGCGAGAAACTGTCGATCTTTGAGGCGGCGATGAAGTACCTCGCCGCCGGCACGCCGACGGTCATCTTCGCCGGCGAGGAATATGGCACCGGTTCCAGCCGCGACTGGGCCGCCAAGGGCACCCGGCTGCTCGGTGTGAAGGCTGTGGTCGCGCGCAGTTTCGAGCGCATCCACCGTTCCAACCTGGTTGGCATGGGCGTGCTGCCCTTGCAGTTCATCGGCAGCACCAGCGCGCAGTCGCTTGGCATCCAAGGCGACGAGAGCTTTGATATCCTGGGACTGGAAGACGGCCTCAAGCCGCGGCAGAAACTCACGCTGGTGATCCACGGCAAGGATGGCGAGCGGCGCAGCGTAAGGGTGTTGCTGCGCATCGATACCCCGATCGAAGTGGATTACTACCGCCACGGTGGCATCCTGCCTTATGTGCTGCGCGAACTATTGATTTGA
- a CDS encoding sensor histidine kinase, which yields MRLLLAGGFVVLLVGMLFMGTWISSTIEERVVHHEGEVFALYLDSLISDHVESIASNGQLSSTDVVGLDKLFSGTEVGKRIVTFKMWSRDGRIIYSTNPALIGRQFKVKPDLAMAFRGETKSHLSDITDDENLFERQRWSRLLEIYAPMHERKTGSIVGVAEIYQTTDVVARAVGTAKLKTWLVVIAATLVMYLLLAALIKRASNIIAAQQNELHDKVRQLTALLAQNEQLHERVRRAGGRAAAINEQTLNRIAADLHDGPAQGLALALMRMGTLAESCGTCSSTVGKGRTVADEFRTLHSALQSARDELHAIAAGLPLPEIERLTLTETAQRALHDYERKVGFAVPLTVDELPSEAPLPVKITLYRLLQESLANGFRHGAATDQRVRLTRTGEQLIVDVTDSGKGFDLRTIAANGHLGLAGMRERVEILGGSFSVQSAPGSGTLIRASLPLRLLEEENE from the coding sequence TTGCGCCTGCTGCTCGCGGGCGGGTTCGTCGTGTTGCTGGTCGGGATGCTGTTCATGGGCACGTGGATCAGCAGCACGATCGAGGAAAGGGTGGTCCATCATGAGGGCGAGGTTTTTGCGTTATATCTGGACAGCCTCATCTCCGACCACGTCGAGTCTATTGCCAGCAACGGTCAGTTGAGCAGCACGGATGTGGTTGGGCTGGACAAGCTGTTTTCCGGAACCGAAGTCGGCAAGCGCATCGTGACGTTCAAGATGTGGTCACGCGATGGCCGCATCATCTATAGCACCAATCCGGCGCTTATCGGCAGGCAGTTCAAGGTAAAGCCGGACCTGGCCATGGCGTTTCGCGGGGAAACGAAATCGCACTTATCCGATATCACGGATGACGAGAATCTGTTCGAGCGTCAGCGCTGGTCCAGACTGCTTGAAATCTACGCACCCATGCACGAACGGAAAACCGGATCGATCGTTGGCGTTGCCGAGATCTATCAGACCACAGATGTTGTCGCACGCGCTGTCGGTACCGCCAAGCTGAAAACCTGGCTCGTGGTCATCGCGGCAACACTGGTCATGTACCTGCTGCTTGCCGCGCTGATCAAGCGCGCCAGCAATATCATTGCCGCGCAGCAAAACGAGCTTCACGATAAAGTGAGGCAGCTCACCGCGCTGCTGGCCCAGAACGAGCAGCTTCACGAACGCGTGCGGCGCGCGGGGGGACGCGCGGCAGCAATCAATGAACAGACCCTCAACCGCATCGCGGCAGACCTCCATGACGGTCCGGCGCAGGGGCTGGCGCTTGCATTGATGCGCATGGGAACTCTGGCCGAATCGTGCGGCACCTGTTCCTCGACGGTCGGCAAGGGGCGCACCGTGGCAGACGAATTCCGCACGCTCCATTCCGCGTTGCAATCCGCGCGCGACGAATTGCACGCCATCGCCGCGGGGCTGCCGCTGCCGGAAATCGAGCGGTTGACGCTCACCGAGACGGCACAGCGCGCATTGCACGACTATGAGCGCAAGGTAGGCTTTGCAGTGCCGCTCACGGTCGATGAACTTCCGTCCGAAGCGCCGCTGCCCGTAAAGATTACCCTGTACCGGCTGTTGCAGGAGTCCCTCGCCAACGGGTTCAGACACGGCGCCGCGACCGATCAGCGCGTACGGCTGACGCGGACTGGGGAACAGCTAATTGTCGATGTTACCGACAGCGGCAAGGGATTCGACCTTCGGACGATCGCCGCAAACGGCCATCTTGGGCTGGCGGGAATGCGCGAACGGGTGGAGATACTCGGCGGCTCTTTCAGCGTGCAAAGCGCCCCCGGTTCGGGCACACTGATCCGCGCGTCGCTGCCCCTGCGGTTACTGGAGGAAGAAAATGAGTGA